The genomic interval GGGCGGAAAGGCGGATGTGCCGCGCGTTAATTGGGTTTTATTCGTTCGTGGGCGCGCGGCCGGTGTGTTGGGGGTTTTGCCCACGCATGGGCCATGGGCTAGTTGCGAGGCCTTTGGAATCGGTCTTGAAGGCATAGAGCTTGTGGTCAAGTGACCCGACGTAAACGGTGCCATCAGAACCGATGGCGGGGGAGGA from Limisphaerales bacterium carries:
- a CDS encoding PQQ-binding-like beta-propeller repeat protein → SSPAIGSDGTVYVGSLDHKLYAFKTDSKGLATSPWPMRGQNPQHTGRAPTNE